The following are encoded together in the Pseudomonadota bacterium genome:
- a CDS encoding thioesterase family protein: MKNQKKTDRINDFETIDVAVRVRYADTDKMGVVYHGTYSVYFEVGRSEYIRKKGFTYRDFEEMGYQLVVVELEARYYSSATYDDLLTVKTGISELKSRGLTFHYEIYKNGNMIVEGKTKHICLNAGKKPVLIPSPLVEILKDVKPQ; this comes from the coding sequence ATGAAAAACCAGAAAAAAACCGATAGAATCAATGATTTTGAAACTATTGATGTAGCTGTCCGCGTAAGGTATGCGGATACGGACAAGATGGGCGTTGTCTATCACGGAACATACTCCGTATACTTTGAGGTTGGAAGAAGCGAGTATATTAGAAAAAAGGGGTTTACATACAGAGATTTCGAAGAAATGGGCTATCAACTCGTAGTTGTTGAGCTGGAGGCAAGATACTACAGCTCCGCTACCTACGACGACCTGCTAACTGTGAAAACCGGCATATCGGAGCTAAAATCCAGAGGGCTTACATTCCATTATGAGATATACAAAAACGGCAACATGATAGTGGAAGGAAAGACAAAACATATCTGTTTAAACGCAGGCAAAAAGCCTGTATTAATCCCCTCGCCTCTTGTTGAAATCCTGAAGGATGTCAAACCCCAATAA
- a CDS encoding adenylyltransferase/cytidyltransferase family protein: protein MLRKDMGQIIRELAELKGIVEAERQEGKKIVFGNGCFDILHVGHVRYLKGAKELGDILIVAINDDSSVAGLGKRKQVVTPAAERAEIVSAIECVDYVITFNEPNVERLLLELKPHIHAKGTDYTEDNVPERNIVLSYGGRVAIVGDPKDHSTRDIISLIKQS from the coding sequence TTGTTAAGGAAGGATATGGGACAGATTATCAGGGAACTTGCAGAGCTTAAGGGTATTGTTGAAGCCGAAAGGCAAGAAGGAAAAAAAATAGTTTTCGGCAACGGGTGTTTTGACATTCTCCATGTGGGCCACGTAAGGTATTTAAAAGGGGCAAAGGAACTCGGTGATATTCTTATTGTTGCAATAAACGATGACTCATCTGTTGCAGGACTCGGAAAGAGGAAACAGGTTGTGACCCCGGCAGCAGAAAGGGCTGAGATTGTCTCTGCCATAGAGTGCGTTGATTACGTGATAACATTCAACGAGCCTAATGTGGAACGCCTGCTGCTTGAGCTAAAACCTCATATACACGCAAAAGGAACGGATTATACTGAGGATAACGTCCCTGAAAGAAATATAGTTCTCTCTTACGGGGGAAGAGTTGCCATCGTGGGTGACCCCAAGGACCATTCCACGCGGGATATAATCTCATTAATCAAGCAGTCCTGA
- a CDS encoding PfkB family carbohydrate kinase, producing the protein MKAGNKVMKLKQEGKRQAFSIEKIIGRFKGKKICVIGDIIADVYIFGKPYRLSREAPVVVVKYEEEMVYPGSAGNTINNLLALGAQVFPIGFIGKDNAGDRLMEYFSRYKTISMDGLVRYKGATVTKTRILAGDTHTSKQQVIRIDKDSNEPVPQQARALFTKKLAEIAPSMDAFIVSDYGHGTVDNRTIETMRDMAKDKVVVGDSRYNLNAFKGLTMITPNESEAYSLSSMDEGHDIEAAGRKIMDFMDIAALLITRGNKGMSLFLKDGKVHHIHISGTDDVTDVTGAGDTVCAALTLSLASSADFYTASRIANYAAGIVVMKRGTATVNVQELRAVLSADL; encoded by the coding sequence TTGAAAGCAGGTAACAAAGTGATGAAACTAAAACAGGAAGGGAAAAGGCAGGCATTCAGCATAGAGAAAATCATCGGCAGATTTAAGGGGAAGAAGATATGTGTTATCGGGGATATCATCGCCGATGTGTATATCTTCGGGAAACCATACAGGCTTTCAAGGGAAGCCCCGGTTGTTGTTGTAAAGTATGAAGAAGAGATGGTGTACCCGGGAAGCGCAGGGAACACGATAAACAACCTTCTTGCACTCGGAGCACAGGTATTCCCAATTGGTTTTATAGGTAAGGATAACGCAGGGGATAGATTGATGGAGTACTTTTCCCGCTACAAAACGATATCAATGGACGGGCTTGTAAGGTACAAAGGAGCAACGGTCACAAAGACAAGAATACTGGCCGGGGATACCCACACATCAAAACAACAGGTAATACGAATAGACAAGGATAGCAATGAACCTGTTCCGCAACAGGCAAGAGCTCTTTTTACAAAAAAATTGGCGGAGATTGCCCCCTCGATGGATGCATTCATTGTGTCCGACTATGGACATGGCACAGTTGACAACAGAACTATCGAAACCATGAGGGATATGGCAAAAGACAAGGTCGTTGTCGGTGATTCACGTTATAATCTCAATGCTTTTAAGGGACTGACAATGATTACGCCGAATGAGTCGGAGGCTTACTCGCTCAGTTCTATGGATGAAGGGCATGATATTGAAGCAGCGGGCAGAAAAATTATGGATTTTATGGATATAGCCGCACTGCTTATTACAAGAGGGAATAAAGGCATGAGCCTTTTTCTGAAGGACGGAAAGGTTCATCATATACATATCTCAGGAACTGATGACGTGACAGATGTAACAGGCGCCGGCGATACCGTATGTGCTGCGCTGACGCTTTCACTCGCAAGCAGCGCTGATTTCTATACAGCCTCAAGGATTGCCAACTATGCAGCAGGTATTGTGGTAATGAAGAGAGGCACTGCAACAGTGAATGTGCAAGAGTTGCGGGCAGTATTGAGTGCTGATTTATAG
- a CDS encoding radical SAM protein has translation MKVLFIYPNLYAQIGFSYGISYISGLLKAKGIETYLLNVNEKLGYPLDFDRIKMDVLSIKPDFIGFSVLTNQYKYALEIAHSIKGYYDAPIVFGGIHPTMDPHGTIAEGPVDYICIGEGEEAFLELIQKADPRGIRNIGYKDGGSIILEPLRPFTDITKLPFKDYEIFDFQQMIDAKDGWVGLLASRGCPFRCTYCLNHKIMKLYKDNGYLPKEYLRRHEVDEVTSEIEYLLARYKRIKMFIFDDDVFTFDKAWLKEFSEKYRAITDIGFVCNAHARIFDEDMARYLKDAGCKIVKFGLESGSDRVRRNVLNRYMTNKDIERAFKMAHKFGLHTSAFVMIGLPHEEKADMVETMDLLARIQPGRIRWSLFFPFIGTKAYDIAKKAGQIDFEKMGLLDNFTDETCMILGEGADLFVNKLKTMFCLFLNGYADMDGQQKYAQLVSKVESSTAEGWRENKGLFIQQMNMLDKEMEEKERCFYTVKYNAFMGVRSDWKDDSISA, from the coding sequence ATGAAAGTATTGTTTATATATCCCAACCTCTATGCACAGATAGGATTCAGTTACGGGATTTCCTATATATCCGGTCTTTTAAAGGCAAAGGGCATAGAGACTTATCTTTTAAATGTGAATGAAAAACTCGGCTACCCCCTCGATTTTGACAGGATAAAAATGGATGTTCTTTCTATCAAGCCGGATTTTATAGGTTTTTCAGTCCTTACCAACCAGTACAAATACGCCCTTGAGATTGCACATAGTATAAAGGGATACTATGATGCCCCCATAGTCTTTGGAGGGATTCATCCAACTATGGACCCGCACGGCACAATTGCCGAAGGTCCCGTAGATTATATATGCATCGGTGAAGGCGAAGAGGCATTTCTCGAACTTATCCAAAAGGCTGATCCGAGAGGAATAAGAAATATCGGTTATAAAGATGGGGGCAGTATAATCCTTGAGCCCTTACGGCCATTCACAGATATAACAAAGCTTCCCTTTAAGGACTATGAAATCTTTGACTTTCAGCAAATGATAGACGCAAAAGATGGATGGGTGGGGCTCCTTGCTTCGAGAGGATGTCCTTTTCGTTGCACCTATTGTCTGAATCACAAGATTATGAAATTGTATAAAGACAATGGTTACCTGCCGAAGGAATATTTGAGAAGGCATGAGGTAGATGAAGTAACTAGCGAGATTGAATACCTCCTCGCACGCTATAAACGGATAAAGATGTTTATATTTGATGACGATGTATTTACCTTTGACAAAGCATGGCTCAAGGAGTTTTCTGAAAAATACAGGGCGATAACCGACATCGGTTTTGTCTGCAATGCACATGCACGTATATTTGACGAAGACATGGCGCGATACCTCAAAGACGCAGGGTGCAAAATAGTCAAATTCGGGCTGGAAAGCGGCAGCGACAGGGTGCGAAGGAACGTACTGAACAGGTACATGACAAATAAGGATATTGAGCGGGCATTCAAAATGGCGCATAAGTTTGGACTCCACACGTCTGCATTTGTTATGATAGGGTTGCCGCATGAAGAAAAGGCAGATATGGTGGAAACGATGGACCTTCTCGCAAGGATACAGCCGGGCAGAATACGCTGGTCGTTATTTTTCCCTTTTATCGGCACAAAGGCGTATGATATAGCAAAAAAGGCCGGGCAGATCGATTTTGAAAAGATGGGCCTCCTCGATAATTTTACCGATGAGACATGCATGATACTCGGGGAAGGTGCAGACCTTTTTGTAAATAAATTAAAGACCATGTTCTGTCTGTTTTTAAACGGTTATGCAGATATGGACGGCCAACAGAAATATGCACAGCTTGTCAGTAAGGTTGAATCGTCAACAGCAGAAGGCTGGCGTGAAAACAAAGGGCTTTTCATACAACAGATGAACATGTTGGATAAAGAGATGGAAGAAAAGGAAAGATGTTTTTACACAGTAAAATACAATGCTTTTATGGGCGTGAGAAGTGACTGGAAAGACGATAGTATATCTGCCTAA
- a CDS encoding glycosyltransferase family 9 protein: MSIPAVIAIRNTYSDARICWLVEGSVSRFLSYQDFVDDVIEFPRHSIVRAIKKSDPIRAIKEINAFLKRLRKVEYDIIADFHGIIKSAIFAKIARGARRIGFGKIYAKEKSHLFYGEAVTAGNNRIHKVERNMLIAHYLGAGKEIPEVKLVVPSEMEKYIDSFFSEADLSGAVFAVNPFSSSGSAYKRWNIKHYGALIKKISNEIGGHVLILWGPGEKKEAEHLRQISGDGALLSCSTDVPQLFALLKKVDMYIGGDTGVMHLAAFAGRPVVAIFGPTDVNINAPFGQNNIIVRKDLPCSPCKNKKCQNRKCVESITVDEVFEAVVKMHKSVHN; encoded by the coding sequence ATGAGCATCCCCGCTGTTATTGCTATCAGAAATACCTATAGCGATGCCCGTATCTGCTGGCTTGTCGAGGGCTCTGTCAGTCGGTTCCTGTCATATCAGGATTTTGTAGACGATGTGATTGAGTTCCCAAGACATAGTATTGTCAGGGCCATCAAAAAAAGTGATCCCATACGGGCAATAAAAGAGATAAATGCCTTTTTGAAGAGGCTGAGAAAGGTTGAATATGACATTATTGCCGATTTTCACGGGATAATTAAGAGCGCAATATTCGCAAAGATTGCCCGTGGAGCCAGAAGGATCGGTTTTGGAAAGATATATGCCAAGGAAAAGAGCCATCTTTTCTATGGTGAGGCGGTCACTGCCGGTAATAACAGGATCCATAAGGTTGAAAGGAATATGCTGATCGCACATTACCTTGGCGCCGGTAAAGAAATTCCGGAGGTGAAACTTGTTGTCCCATCTGAAATGGAAAAATATATAGACAGTTTTTTTTCAGAGGCAGACCTCTCCGGGGCGGTCTTTGCGGTAAACCCTTTCTCCAGCAGCGGGAGTGCGTATAAAAGATGGAACATCAAGCATTACGGGGCATTAATTAAAAAGATAAGTAATGAGATAGGCGGCCATGTATTGATATTGTGGGGTCCAGGTGAAAAAAAAGAAGCGGAACATTTAAGGCAGATTTCAGGTGATGGGGCATTATTATCCTGTTCGACAGACGTCCCCCAACTCTTTGCTCTTTTGAAAAAGGTTGACATGTATATCGGCGGCGATACGGGTGTTATGCACCTCGCAGCATTTGCAGGCAGGCCTGTAGTTGCAATATTCGGCCCCACAGATGTCAATATTAATGCCCCCTTTGGGCAGAATAATATAATAGTAAGAAAGGATTTACCGTGCAGCCCGTGCAAAAACAAAAAATGCCAAAACAGGAAATGTGTTGAAAGCATTACGGTAGACGAGGTTTTTGAGGCAGTGGTGAAGATGCATAAGTCGGTTCATAATTAA
- the waaF gene encoding lipopolysaccharide heptosyltransferase II — protein MTGKTIVYLPNWLGDMVMAIPFLNSLKASLDGELWGIGKTSAIHIYNGLNIFDRFIPLDSKGPIPLLDTITLVKDLGFERSIALPHSFRSALLFYLARVNERIGYSRNKRGFMLTQRVAEDNTLEPTVEHYLKIIDALGGKRLPDTPALCITDDEEHKFDQNNMDINKPYLAFIIGAQYGPSKCWPPGHFSELSDMIAGAYGMKVYVLPGKGEEGLAREIYNGTDRKEFIEIKSMDIRDLKVCLSRASVVVSNDTGPRHISAALCVPTLVLLGPMDERYTKYPNNYTYQISKDIPCRPCNNKKCNKNHECLKGISPKEVFLKLEEIIESR, from the coding sequence GTGACTGGAAAGACGATAGTATATCTGCCTAACTGGCTGGGCGATATGGTTATGGCGATCCCTTTTCTTAATTCCCTGAAGGCCTCTCTGGACGGCGAGCTATGGGGGATCGGAAAAACAAGTGCCATACATATATACAACGGCCTTAACATTTTTGACAGATTCATACCTTTAGACAGCAAAGGGCCTATCCCGTTACTCGATACAATAACCCTTGTAAAAGATCTTGGTTTTGAAAGGAGCATTGCACTACCCCATTCTTTCCGCTCCGCCCTACTGTTCTATCTGGCCCGTGTCAACGAAAGAATCGGATATTCGAGAAACAAAAGAGGTTTTATGCTCACGCAACGTGTGGCAGAAGACAATACCCTTGAGCCCACAGTAGAACATTATCTGAAGATTATAGATGCATTGGGAGGCAAAAGACTGCCTGACACCCCTGCTCTTTGCATTACGGATGATGAGGAGCATAAATTTGACCAGAATAATATGGATATTAATAAACCCTATTTAGCCTTTATTATCGGTGCTCAGTACGGTCCTTCGAAATGCTGGCCCCCCGGTCATTTCTCAGAGCTTTCCGATATGATTGCAGGGGCTTACGGCATGAAGGTATATGTGCTGCCGGGAAAAGGTGAGGAGGGTCTTGCCCGTGAGATATACAATGGAACTGACAGAAAAGAGTTTATAGAAATTAAATCTATGGATATAAGGGACCTGAAAGTTTGCCTTTCAAGGGCATCTGTTGTTGTGAGCAATGATACGGGTCCAAGACATATTTCGGCAGCGCTTTGCGTACCTACTCTTGTACTTTTGGGCCCCATGGATGAAAGATATACCAAATATCCGAATAATTACACATATCAAATCAGCAAAGATATACCGTGCAGGCCCTGTAATAATAAAAAATGTAATAAAAACCACGAATGCCTGAAAGGCATAAGCCCGAAAGAGGTGTTCTTAAAGCTGGAGGAAATTATTGAAAGCAGGTAA